The genomic interval aaagaagggatatatgtgtacatatagctgattgactttgctgtacagcagaaactaatacaacattgtaaagcaactatactccaataaaaattaattttaaaaaaggggccTGAGGGCTAAAGGTACAAGGATGGCCCTTATGAGGAACAGGCAAAAGGACAATGTGGCTTGGAGTTCAAGAGCAATGGATGAGGCCATAGAGATTGGGGGTCGTGGTAGAGAGTCTGGAATTTTAACAAGAGGACCacgacatcatcatcatcatcatcattgttaaCCCTTACAGCACTTGCTATGTCAGGCATTGTCCTaagccccctccttttttttggtCAACCCCCTCACAACCCCCCCCACCAGcctgtggaatcttagttccccgaccagggatcgaacctgggtccctggaagtgaaagcgctgaatcctaaccactggaccaccagggaatttcccccaactctttttttttaattgttcacaACAGTCctataaaacacatataaaatcaTGCCCACTTTCCAgaaggggaaaccaaggcacagagagtaaAATgtcagtctggctccagaatcttttattttaaccACTATACTCTGCAATTTATGGTGCACAGGCATCTTATAATCCTGTAGCAGATGAAATGTAAATATACAAATTACTAAAGAATGCGAATCAAGAGAAAGATCTGGTGGGAGGTGTGCTGAAGGCAGGAATGAGGGGTGGGGCGGTGTGCCCTCCCACTGGGTGTCAAGGTTGATCTGTAGGCACACATGCCCAGAAACATTTATTGCATCTGAGATGTTCCCTTCTTGTCCTGTGCTCTGTTATCTTAACTGTAGAGTGAGAAAGGAGGGGACTGGGTTAAATTGGCCAATAAAGGGCTTGTACTCATGGGGTTGGGCCTCCTCTGTGTCTTATCATTTCTTACAAAAGAGATCAATTCCAGCTCAGGGAAAACAAGGGAGAGTTTGGTTTTGGTCTCCACTCCCCTATCTTCACCTCTATCCCtctggaaggaggaaaagaacaagaaaacagtGGAGAGTGGTCGTGGCAGACACATGGACTCTTGTGAATCCACACATGAGCAATAAGTACTGAAGATTCCTCCCAGGACTTTCCCCTTGAAACGGGGGTAGAAGGAAGTATAGTCACCGAGGAGGTGAGAGGAGGCGGGGAGAAGGAAACACAGGAAACACGGGTGTGACCAGTGGTAGTGtggtctcttctctttttttttctttttttagtcatGGAGGGACAACAGTCAGGCCCCTTCCCTGTGTCTTATCCATAAACTTGACCACATTGTGATGATAGTAAAGAGCATCAAAGACACCTCTATGTTTTACTCTCAGATCCTGGGCATGGAGGTGATGACTTTCAAGGCAATCACTTCCCCAAATGCCAAATTGCAGGTGGGGTAAAACTtgattatactattttaaaaagtaacttagggcttccctggtggcgcagtggttgagaatctgcctgccaatgcaggggacacgggttcgagccctggcctgggaagatcccacatgccgcggagcaactgggcccgtgagccacaactactgagcctgcgcgtctggagcctgtgccccgcaacaagagaggccatgatagtgagaggcccgcgcacagcgatgaagagtgtcccccactcgccgcaactagagaaagccctcgcacagaaacgaagacccaacacagccaaaaataaataaataaatttattttttaaaaaaagtaacttaaaactccaaaacacacacacacacacacacacacacacacacacaagatctgtgagaaaaatttaaaggatCAATGGAGGAGATTCCAAACTCTGAATAGTAGGACTTCcggagagagaatggagaaaaaggaagggaagaaattaCCATAGAATAATGCAAGAGAACTTTCCAGTCTTTATATGGAAAGGGTTAACTGAGTATCCGGCACACTGACACCTAGATATGTTCCTATGAAATTacagaacatcaaaataaaaacaaatctccTAGAAgctttcagagaggttaaaaagaaaagtagttcaactacaaaggaaaaggaaataggcagatTTCAGATTTCCCAAGAGTCAGAGACCAGAAGACAATTGAAGAACAACTTCAAGATTCTGAGGGAAAACatttcaacctagaattctgtgaCCAAACTATTAATCAAGGTGAGTGTAGAAGGAAACATTCTTAGACATAAAAAGACGCAGAAACTTTGCCTACTTGCTTTGAAAATTACTTGAGAATATGCTATATCAAAATGAGTGATTAATCCAGGAATAAGAAAGATATCAAAGTCAGGACACTGTGGATCCCAAGAGGAAGATCCAGAAAGCTACCTAGAAAACAATCAGTCCAGTTTGGATCAGGAGAAGGGAAGGTCTCAAGAAAAAGAGCTTCAAGGTAAAAAGGAGGTTTCCAGAGATTGACTACAATCCTTGAGAATTTGGAACAACTTCAAAAGTGGGAGATGCACAGACACTGAATGTGTCTTAAATTGAAAGGGCCCATGGAATGGCAAACAgggtaaaaaatgtaaaactaacaCGGAATGCTATGCATAAAAACAGAATTATGCAATATCAGACTGGATATATACATAGCAAGATGGACAGCTCTTAAAAAGATCatgctgaatgaaaaatgaagaagCCAAATCAGGTCCATAGCATGGTACCATTtataacatacacacataaaaaaaaatacaccttttACAATAACTTATGAAAAACCAAAGGATGAACATCAAACACATTAAAATCATTGCCCAGGGTGGAAACAGGAATGAAGAATGGAGATAAAAAGattaaacatacaaataaaactaGAGAAGGGTCTTGCGTGGCCCAATAATGATAGTGAGGCATATGAAGCCTCAACCCCCGTTATTTGGACACACTTGAGTGAAATTTCAGTACATCTAGGATCAAGAAAAGTCCTAAAAGCTGCAGTAGTGGAGGGTGGATGCATCATCTATCAAAGGAATGAAAAACAGATTAACATCAGACTTCTTATCAGCAATACCAGATTCAGGAAGACAACGAAGCCACATATTTAAAAGGctgtgaggggacttccctggtggtccagcagttaagactctgtgctcccaatgcagagggcctgggtttgatccctggtcagggaactagatcccacatgcatgccgcaactaagagcctgcatgccacaactgaaaaaaaagatcctgcacgctgcagctaagacctggcacagccaaataaataaatattttttaaaaaaataaaaaaacagggacttccctagtggcgcagtggttaagaatccgcctaccaatgcaggcaacgtgggttcgatccctggtccgggaagatcccacgtgccgcggagcaactaagcccgtgcaccacaactactgagcctgcactctagagcccgcgagccacaactactgagcccgagtgctgcaactacagaagcctgcgtgctgcaactactgtgtgtgcctagagcctgcgcaccgcatagaagagtagcccccgctcaccacaactacagaaagccccagcacagcaatgaagacccaaaataaataaataaaataaatacatttatttaaaaagtaaaaaattaaaaaacttttaaaataaaaaataaaaggctgcAGGAAAATAACCTACAACCTCAAATTCTATACTCAGCCGAACTATCATTCAAgtgaaataaagtcattttctgATAGAATGGATGTAGGATCCATCATGGTGAGATGAAAGgaacataaaaatgattttttttaaaatggcagaagTTGAGAGGctcaggagagggaggcaggatgAAGAGGATAGTCGGGCCAATGAGATACTATGTTCATCCATCAAAACATAAAGACGAAAGtgggttattttaaaattgtaaaggaACCAAAAGAGGAGCTAAAACCAATGACAGAATTCTGTTGGGAGGGGCAGTAATGTGGATGAGCTAAATTCTCATTTATCTTAGtgggaaaaggatagaaaatgtCTGAAGTTGCCAAATCAAGACATAGTGGCACATCAGTTAGGGACTGTTTGGAGGCACGTGGGAGAAAATTTAACTACcagtgggttaaataaaatagagttttctttttctctcattcaaCAATCAGTCCAGAGGTAGGCAGGCAGGGCTCAGGCAGTGGCTGGAAGGAGGAAGTGAGTGGGCAAAAAGCATCAGCTtagtggggtggggaggttcCCAGAAGCACTGCTCACAGCCTCTACTGACATCTCATTGTCTGGTCTTACATGGTCACCCAGCAAGGAATGCTGGGAAATGCAGGTTTTTAAAGCTGGGTGTACAATAAACCCCACTGAAACTTGGGTTGTGTTtaaaagagaaggggagaaatgtATATTAAGTAGACAGATTGCAGTCTCTGCCATGGGTAGTATAAACATATTATTTGGAGGTATGGAAATAATTTCCAGAAGAAACACATACACACGTTGAAAGCAGTTGCCTCTAGGGAATGAGACAAGCGTGGGACAATGGGCTGCTGTTTTTCATCAAAAACCttgttctactttttattttttaaccttgttGGGGTAGGTAGGGGGCTTTGCCTCACACTCATCTCGGAGGTTTAGTTCCAGGTTGTTTTCTCTCCCCAAATAGGGAGACCGGAAAGCACTGTGTTTTGGAGACCAGAAATTTAACCTCCACGAGGCGGGAAAGGAATTTGAACCCAAAGCCGCTCACCCAGTTCCTGGCTCCCTGGATATATGCTTGATCACAGCCTTTGGAGGAAATGGTCCAGCACCTTGCGGTGAGTCAGACTTCCATCCTCTTTTGAGAAAGCTGCTGCAGATGCAGTGAAAACAGAAGCATGATTCAAACTTCAGACATAACAGGTTTCATCACATCCAGATAAGATCTATGCGCAATTGtttattcactatttttattGACATCATTTTTCCCTgtaaacaaatgtattttatttttttttaataaacttattttatttatttagttttggctgtgttgggtcttcgttgcagcgcgtgggcttctcattgcggtggcttctcttgttgcagagcacgggctctaggtatgcgggcttcagtagttgcagcatgcgggctcagtagttgtggctcgcggactctagagcacaggctcagtagttgtggcacacaggcttagtgggatcttcccagaccagggatcgaacccatgtcccctgcattggcaggcggattctcaaccactgcgacaccagggaagcccacaaatgtattttaaaagaaaactttacgTCACCCTTGTGAAAAAAATTATACCTAAactctatttatataaatacatttatgtaaAAAGACAATGTTCAACCAAGTAAATGAAAACCCATTATATCTTGGCATAAAGGGGAGGTAACTGTAAAAACAAACAGCTATAAAAGCATCACAATGTCATTAGATTATAGCCACTTCCATTGCCCCCACTCTCTGGGCCTGACAAATTTAGATTTGGCAAGTGGTTAAGGACTTCACATCCACCAGAGACTTTCTTCTTTGTATAATCAGAGGATTGAAAGAGGATTGAAGAGGGAATAATTTCTGACTCCTGTTATTTAATTTAGTGTCCTTGTAATActtaaaatgatttcatttgaAGGGGTCGTTGGTTCTCCTTTTGGGGAACACAGATTGAGGTATTAAACACACTTCATGCAAATTGACCTGGACTCCTTTGGAAAATATCAGTGAAAAAGTCTGGTTTGGAAGGAAAGTGGGTAAAGCATCGGGATTAAGGGTACGGACTTTGGCCCAGacttgcctgggtttgaattctgactctgccactaactagATAACACTAGGtacattatcatccccatttgacagatgaggaaactgaggtacagagcaGTTAGGTACTCTGCTtgaggtcatacagctagtaagtagctggagcagggtgagggaggggagaatggtAGGAGATGAAGTGAGAAAGGTACAGGGGTCTTCTAGGCCactgtaaagaatgaaatttggtcCCACACATGGACTGTGACGAATGACTTTTGTTCTCTCCTCCCATTTCAGGCTTGTGATGTCCCCATTGAGGAGGGCCCAGTCCCCAGAATGGGGGCAAAAGGGAGCAAAAGTATGTCCACCTACTTCCAAGACCCTGACGGAAACCTGATTGAGGTGTCCAACTACATCTCCTTGTGATGGAGGCTAGCTCTCTGCCATCTTGTCCCCTGCTATGTcgccctctcccttccttcctgcaaaCCCTCGCCCAGGCCCAGAAACCTCTAAGGACTGAGGACTTAGGCACTTCACACATCCTGCTGGAGGATCTGAGGCAGGTTTGGGACCAACATGTCTGAGTGTCCTCCATCCAAGCTGCCCCAATAAATTAATAACTTTCAATTAATATGAGCTCTTCATTAATTACTGTTTCAGCTTTATGTATGGGTGTTTGTCTAGGACTTGAGGTCTCTGAGCTGTTTGGGGGTCAGTGACCAGGGTACGACATCGCTGAGGACCAAATTTAGGGTCATCGCCTTCGGATTCAAGGCCCCTGACAGATTTCTCCTTGTCAGTGAGCCCatcctttttcatcctttttgatTCACCTCACTCCTTCCAAGTGCTGCCTGCTGTTTCCTCCACCACACTGGCTTGACTGAACCCCAAGATCTCTGTGATTACCATGGGGCCTTCACAGCCCAGATGATACTACCTTGTCCTGGAGCGCCTTACCTGGTCTCATCCCCAGGGAATGTGGCACTTTCTACCTTTGGATCTGGTACGTTCAGACTCATCTCAACTGAGGCTCAGCTCCTGACAGAGTAGACAGATGGGACAAGAACaaatttcctctgtttctgtccccttcccccaccatTCACTCAGTCAGTCAACCAATAAACAtacattgagcacctactgcatgctTGGCCCTGTTCCAGGCATTGGAGACACAGTGTTGAACAGAAGAGATAAGCACATCTATGTTCGTGGAGCTGccattctagtgggagagacagaaaagaaataatattaagtaAGGAAAATGTCAAGTGTGTTAGAGGATAAGtgctttggagaaaaagaaaatatggaaaagtggTGACACAGATAAAAATCACTGGGGCAGTTTCCAATGTGTAATGGGATGGTCAGGGGAAACCTCACTAAGGAGACATTTGAGCACAGACCTGAAGAGATGAGGGAGGGAGCCGCGCCAATAGCTGGAGGAAGAGCCTACCAGGCAGAGAGTACGGccagtacaaaggccctgaggcatgaAGGGGCCTGGCGTGTGTGTGAGGAAcagcgaggaggaggaggccgtgcagtggagcagagtgagtgagggggaaTCGCAGGAGGTGAGGTGGGAGAGGTGGAGGCACAGATCGTGTGAAGCCTCATGGGCCATGCAGAGGACTCTGGCTTTTACCACGAATGACAGGGGAGCCGCAGGAGGGTCTTGAGCAGAGGAGGGCCATGATCTGACTTAGGATTTAACAGGCTTCCTCTGGCTGCTGCAAGGAAAATAGACTGCAGGGTTGAGGGTGGAAGCCCGGGGACCCTGAGGAGGAGGCCACTGCAGTGGTCTAGGTGAGCGATGCTGGTGCTGGCAGGGgaggtgataaaaaaaaaatggttagatTCTGGAGATACTCTGAAGACGGAGACTGGATGAGTTCACCAAGAGAGAAAATGTCAACTAGAGAAGAGGCCCAGGGACATTTAGAGTTCGGAATCaagaggaggaaccagcaaatgaggtaggaaaagaggaaaggggagagtaCGGTCCCCGAGCAAGTAAGAGATGGATGAAGGAGTACATATGAGGATCTCCCGGAGGTGAGGGAGCCCCTAGTCCTGTGGGCTCTGGTCTCTAAAGAGTCTCCAGGTGGTAGTTCAGCCATGCCCTATGAGTAAACTCCCAGGGAGCCCCCAAAATGTTGGGAATAGAGGATGGTTAAGGATATGAGTTTCAGCACACGAAAGGCTTTGCCAAAAGCTGTAGCAGGTTTCTTGCCTATTTTTACAAAACAGCTTGCCTTGGACCCAGATGTTATATGCCTAGAGATAGATGatttatggaaggaaggaaggaaagaatggaagggaggaaagaaggaaggaagggcagcaAATGGGTGGATAAATGAAtaggtaggtggatggatggatggatggatagatggttgggtaggtggatggatggatagaccgGTATCCCGTGCCCCAGGAAAAAAGTCTTCCACGTGTGTGTGAACAGAGAGAGGCATATGAGTTTGTAAGTTACAGGTTTGCTGtaataagaaaaagactgaaaacaacccagatgtccatcagcagatgaatggttAACCAAACTATAGTATATCGATTCCATGGACTATTACTTGGCAATAAAAGGGAAGGAACTTATGAGGCCATCATTACttcataccaaaaccaaagacataattagaaaagacaattatagaccaatatctcttttgaatatagatgcaaaaatcttcaacaaaatattagtaaatagaaTTCAGTAACatataaaaggattatacaccatgaccaagtaggatttagaCAAGAATAGTCCAAATGCCATGG from Balaenoptera musculus isolate JJ_BM4_2016_0621 chromosome X, mBalMus1.pri.v3, whole genome shotgun sequence carries:
- the GLOD5 gene encoding LOW QUALITY PROTEIN: glyoxalase domain-containing protein 5 (The sequence of the model RefSeq protein was modified relative to this genomic sequence to represent the inferred CDS: inserted 2 bases in 1 codon) translates to MPRHLPSRLPARMWSRISEKQSWRDNSQAPSLCLIHKLDHIVMIVKSIKDTSMFYSQILGMEVMTFKGDRKALCFGDQKFNLHEAGKEFEPKAAHPVPGSLDICLITXPLEEMVQHLAACDVPIEEGPVPRMGAKGSKSMSTYFQDPDGNLIEVSNYISL